In Erigeron canadensis isolate Cc75 chromosome 1, C_canadensis_v1, whole genome shotgun sequence, a single window of DNA contains:
- the LOC122591899 gene encoding probable ascorbate-specific transmembrane electron transporter 1, which yields MAKGGSSFHMSAVPVTIFAHLLVISIAALTLAWLIKFREGFAFKSQSNKAKIFNLHPLLMILGFVLFSGEAIIMYKAVPAKRRAQKLMHLILHFIALVAGIIGVYAVFKFHSEVGIIHMYTLHSWIGLSTICLFGLQWLLGFFSFWYPRAEPMKRARMLPWHAFFGMVIFFMTIVTAETGLTQKFLFQGLRRSQEALIVNFTGLLILLFGISVGLIVILPRRIV from the exons ATGGCTAAGGGTGGTTCGAGTTTTCACATGTCTGCAGTGCCTGTGACTATTTTTGCTCATTTGTTAGTTATATCGATTGCAGCCCTTACCCTGGCTTGGCTTATAAAGTTTCGTGAAGGCTTTGCTTTCAAATCTCAGTCAAATAAAGCCAAGATTTTCAAT TTGCACCCGCTTCTCATGATACTAGGATTCGTTCTGTTTTCCGGGGAAG CAATCATCATGTACAAGGCGGTCCCTGCAAAGCGACGTGCACAAAAACTAATGCATTTGATACTTCACTTTATTGCACTTGTTGCTGGAATCATTGGTGTTTATGCGGTTTTCAAGTTCCATAGTGAAGTGGGCATCATACATATGTACACCCTGCATTCCTGGATTGGCTTATCGACTATCTGCTTATTTGGTTTACAG TGGCTGCTGGGTTTTTTCTCTTTCTGGTACCCGCGTGCAGAACCAATGAAAAGGGCTAGAATGCTTCCATGGCATGCTTTCTTTGGCATGGTCATCTTCTTTATGACAATAGTGACTGCTGAGACCGGATTGACACAAAAATTCCTTTTTCAAGGCCTACGACGCAGCCAAGAAGCACTCATCGTTAACTTTACAGGATTGTTGATACTCCTTTTCGGGATATCTGTTGGCCTCATTGTCATACTTCCCCGAAGAATTGTCTGA
- the LOC122584798 gene encoding G-type lectin S-receptor-like serine/threonine-protein kinase LECRK1, which yields MSLIISIFTIFLTFHIAKTQNVTRGSSLTPTGATTSWLSPSGLYAFGFYPQTSGYAVGIYIAGIPERTVVWTAGRNILPISNNATIRFTNDGGLTLDGIQGQEISIVDISGASSASMQDNGNFVLYDGTTVLWQSFDHPTDTLLTGQRLANGETLISSVSETDQSTGIFRLKMQNDGHLVQYPNVEETPDTGSYAYWASGTAGNGPNVTLNLDSGGFLYLLKNSTFLIRNLTQGGYPRERAIYRMKIDVDGLFRLYYHNLSSTDKNGSVIWASTDNKCAGRGLCGVNGYCSVMNNAALCQCLPGFEFVNPKIWRLGCKRNYTVENCKIEDAGTTFSMTRLNNARWEGDPYAIPEAPTQKECSLACLNDCNCEVALFTDRVCRLQKLPIRFIEVVQSESNVGLVKVYASSDPSNTTIQQKKVRKMKILVIGISLISLAVLILLLSGVLIFIGRNHVLAYKKLSDSLSVKLFEDIGPRAFSYGELERMTDGFKQELGRGSFGIVYKGFMESTKKAVAVKKIKEEFVQQGEREFQTETNVIGRTYHRNLARLLGYCCEGRERLLVFEYMTNGSLADILFEPKEGKSKPCWMERIQIAVDIARGILYLHEECETAIIHCDIKPQNILMDEYGCAKISDFGLAKLLEHDQSKTSTLIRGTRGYVAPEWYKKQPITVKVDVYSFGIVLFTILCCRKNIDNSLPVDEAILEEWVYDCYESGEVYKVVDDEDVDKKTLDRMIKIGLWCIQEDPSLRPSMKQVVSMLEGTVKIPVPPNPYSFLSVD from the coding sequence ATGAGCTTGATTATCTCTATCTTCACTATTTTCCTCACCTTTCATATAGCAAAAACCCAAAATGTAACCCGTGGTTCTTCTTTAACGCCGACTGGTGCCACAACTTCATGGTTGTCGCCATCAGGCCTATACGCCTTTGGTTTCTATCCACAAACAAGTGGCTACGCTGTTGGTATCTATATTGCCGGAATTCCAGAAAGGACTGTGGTCTGGACAGCCGGCCGCAACATCCTTCCAATCTCAAATAATGCTACTATACGGTTCACAAATGATGGAGGGCTCACCTTGGACGGAATACAGGGGCAAGAAATCAGTATAGTTGATATTAGTGGTGCTTCTTCTGCTTCCATGCAAGATAATGGCAACTTTGTGCTCTATGATGGGACAACGGTACTGTGGCAAAGCTTTGACCACCCTACCGACACCCTTTTGACTGGGCAACGTCTTGCTAATGGCGAAACGTTAATTTCAAGTGTCTCGGAGACAGACCAGTCCACTGGTATCTTCAGGCTCAAAATGCAAAATGATGGGCACCTCGTGCAGTACCCGAATGTGGAGGAGACTCCAGATACTGGTAGCTATGCTTATTGGGCCTCGGGGACAGCAGGAAATGGACCTAATGTGACACTAAATCTTGATTCGGGTGGTTTTCTCTACTTGTTGAAAAATTCAACGTTTTTAATCAGGAATCTAACTCAAGGAGGTTATCCTAGAGAAAGGGCAATCTATCGAATGAAAATTGATGTAGATGGTCTCTTTAGATTGTATTATCATAATCTAAGCAGCACGGACAAGAATGGATCTGTCATATGGGCATCCACGGATAACAAGTGTGCAGGGAGGGGTCTATGTGGTGTAAACGGGTACTGTTCAGTCATGAACAATGCTGCACTATGTCAATGTTTGCCCGGATTTGAATTTGTCAATCCAAAGATTTGGAGGTTGGGTTGTAAAAGAAACTATACCGTAGAAAACTGCAAGATTGAGGATGCAGGTACCACTTTCTCGATGACACGTTTGAATAATGCTCGATGGGAAGGAGATCCTTATGCTATCCCAGAAGCACCAACCCAAAAAGAGTGCTCACTTGCTTGTTTGAATGACTGCAACTGTGAGGTGGCTTTGTTCACTGATCGAGTATGCAGGTTGCAAAAGCTCCCTATAAGATTCATTGAAGTAGTTCAGAGCGAGTCAAATGTTGGATTAGTCAAAGTATACGCATCTTCAGATCCATCTAATACTACAATCCAACAAAAGAAAGTGCGGAAAATGAAGATATTGGTTATCGGTATTTCACTCATCTCATTAGCCGTACTCATTCTGCTACTTTCTGGAGTACTAATCTTCATCGGTAGAAACCATGTTTTGGCATACAAAAAATTATCTGATAGTCTTAGTGTCAAATTATTCGAGGACATAGGACCTCGGGCTTTTTCATATGGTGAGTTAGAAAGGATGACAGATGGTTTTAAACAAGAATTGGGTAGAGGATCATTTGGGATAGTTTACAAAGGTTTTATGGAGAGTACAAAGAAGGCAGTGGCGGTAAAGAAAATAAAGGAAGAATTTGTTCAGCAAGGCGAAAGAGAGTTTCAAACTGAAACAAACGTGATTGGGAGAACTTATCACCGTAACTTGGCAAGGCTGCTTGGTTATTGTTGTGAGGGTCGTGAAAGACTATTGGTTTTTGAGTACATGACTAACGGATCACTTGCAGATATACTGTTTGAACCCAAAGAAGGCAAATCAAAACCATGTTGGATGGAAAGAATTCAAATAGCAGTTGATATTGCCCGTGGAATCCTCTACCTGCATGAAGAATGTGAAACAGCGATAATTCACTGTGACATAAAGCCTCAAAATATCCTCATGGATGAGTATGGATGTGCCAAGATTTCCGATTTTGGATTGGCAAAACTACTAGAACATGATCAAAGTAAAACTTCCACTTTGATAAGAGGCACAAGGGGCTACGTCGCGCCCGAATGGTACAAGAAGCAACCCATAACAGTTAAAGTGGATGTGTACAGTTTTGGAATTGTTCTGTTTACTATTCTATGCTGTAGGAAGAACATCGACAATAGTCTTCCTGTTGATGAAGCTATTCTTGAAGAATGGGTGTATGACTGTTATGAATCAGGTGAAGTATATAAAGTGGTGGATGATGAAGACGTAGATAAGAAGACACTCGACCGAATGATTAAAATAGGGCTTTGGTGCATTCAAGAGGATCCATCCCTCCGCCCCTCGATGAAGCAAGTGGTGTCGATGCTTGAAGGGACTGTCAAAATCCCAGTACCTCCAAACCCTTATTCATTCCTGAGTGTCGATTAG
- the LOC122591890 gene encoding G-type lectin S-receptor-like serine/threonine-protein kinase At4g27290, with translation MAYRLLRRKVFATTFRINTSFDRNHCKSSSMGSKLSLSLLLTDKAPPESHLLCHQYHRKENQVEEHAKDRKYRYLGIWYNKISVCTPIWVANRETPIADKTGMLILSHEGNLIILADGGNTKIWSSNSTSLLAINNPVARIMDIGNLVLLDYSSANNNQNYPIWQSFDYMGDKFIAGMRLGKDLITGLEWSMTSWKSPDDPSPGQYVYWVDTNGYPQTFGRKGKDLRWRIGPWNGLGNSGLPSDTPNPFYTMDFVVNQEKIYYRFELKTSAIQRIYQLTWDGKLLQLQWIERRQQWVVYTDVGVDNFNRYAVCGPYGSNNINRRGLCSCLRGFEPRFPDEWEASDWSDGCQRKKPLDCASGDGFQKISGVKLPDTRHSWYNVSMTLGECEMACRRKCNCTAYANLDIRGSGCLLWFDELMDIREYDVKHNLYIRLAASEFAGNNISQFSYKRKKKVLAVVLLSIASAVLLVLLAVAYAYKKKKRPYVKQRGIWNAYDKKNSSVQMEDTDDDLPFLSLYEIAKATDNFSINNKIGEGGFGLVYKGVLEGGREVAVKRLSESSKQGHDEFKNEIMCIAKLQHRNLVKILGYCIHENEMILIYEYMVNKSLDSFLFDETRSSMLDWPRRFQIIHGMARAILYLHQDSRLQIIHRDLKAGNILLDADMNPKISDFGLARKFFGSDTTLTKTKKIVGTYGYISPEYAVHGKFSTKSDVFSFGVLVLEIVSGKKNTGFSHQDHSDNLLGHAWRLYKENRSIELTSASVRDSCIVSEVLRSIHVGLLCVQHHVEDRPTMMSVILMLISEGVLPEPKQPAFYTGERHGELQSVSSADEYMITQLFAR, from the exons ATGGCGTATCGATTGTTGAGAAGGAAAGTATTTGCAACGACGTTTAGGATCAACACGAGTTTCGACCGCAATCACTGTAAAAGTTCTTCCATGGGGAGTAAGTTGTCGTTGAGCTTGTTGTTGACCGATAAG gctcctcctgagtcTCACCTTctgtgtcatcagtatcatagaaaggagaatcaggtagaggaaCATGCAAAGGATcg caagtaTCGGTACTTGGGGATATGGTATAACAAGATATCAGTTTGTACTCCCATATGGGTTGCAAACCGGGAGACGCCGATTGCTGATAAAACAGGCATGTTGATACTCAGTCATGAAGGAAACCTGATTATTTTGGCAGATGGTGGAAACACTAAAATCTGGTCATCCAATTCGACATCATTGTTGGCAATCAATAATCCAGTTGCTCGGATTATGGACATTGGAAATCTTGTTCTTCTGGATTATAGTAGTGccaataataatcaaaactaCCCAATTTGGCAGAGTTTTGATTATATGGGTGACAAGTTTATAGCAGGAATGAGACTTGGAAAGGATTTAATAACAGGGTTAGAGTGGTCCATGACATCTTGGAAGAGCCCTGATGATCCTTCTCCGGGCCAATATGTATATTGGGTAGACACAAATGGATATCCACAAACGTTTGGGAGGAAAGGTAAGGATTTGCGATGGAGAATTGGACCATGGAATGGTCTCGGAAATAGTGGCCTTCCTAGTGACACTCCAAATCCATTTTACACAATGGATTTTGTTGTTAATCAGgagaaaatatattatagatttgAACTTAAAACTTCAGCTATTCAACGCATATATCAACTGACATGGGACGGCAAGTTACTGCAACTGCAATGGATAGAGAGACGGCAACAGTGGGTTGTGTATACTGATGTTGGAGTAGACAATTTTAATCGTTATGCAGTATgcggtccttatggaagcaatAACATTAATAGGCGTGGTCTTTGTAGCTGTTTGAGAGGCTTTGAACCAAGATTTCCAGATGAGTGGGAAGCATCAGATTGGTCAGACGGATGTCAACGAAAAAAACCTTTAGATTGTGCAAGTGGAGATGGCTTCCAGAAAATATCAGGAGTGAAACTTCCAGACACACGACATTCATGGTACAATGTGAGCATGACCTTAGGTGAATGCGAGATGGCTTGTAGAAGAAAATGCAATTGTACAGCTTATGCAAATTTAGATATTAGAGGAAGTGGGTGTTTGTTGTGGTTTGATGAGCTTATGGACATAAGAGAATATGATGTAAAGCACAATCTTTACATAAGATTGGCCGCCTCTGAATTTGCAG GAAATAATATATCGCAATTTAGCTACAAGAGGAAGAAAAAAGTGCTTGCAGTAGTATTGCTCTCAATTGCCTCAGCTGTGCTGTTAGTGTTGCTTGCAGTCGCGTATGcttataagaagaaaaaaagaccTTACGTGAAACAAAGAG GAATCTGGAATGCATATGATAAAAAGAATAGCAGTGTTCAGATGGAAGATACTGATGATGACTTGCCCTTTTTGAGCCTGTATGAAATAGCAAAGGCTACTGATAACTTTAGTATCAATAACAAGATTGGAGAAGGTGGCTTTGGTCTTGTTTACAAG GGTGTGTTGGAAGGAGGACGAGAGGTAGCTGTGAAAAGGCTCTCTGAATCATCCAAGCAAGGGCATGATGAATTCAAGAATGAAATCATGTGTATTGCCAAACTTCAGCACCGAAATCTTGTTAAGATTCTCGGATATTGCATtcatgaaaatgaaatgattttgatttatgaATACATGGTTAACAAAAGCTTGGACTCATTTCTGTTTG ATGAAACCAGAAGTTCAATGCTTGACTGGCCTCGCCGGTTTCAAATTATCCATGGGATGGCTCGAGCTATTCTATATCTACATCAAGATTCCCGCCTCCAAATTATTCATAGAGATCTCAAAGCAGGCAATATTCTGTTAGATGCTGACATGAACCCAAAGATCTCTGACTTTGGTCTTGCTAGAAAGTTTTTCGGGTCTGATACTACTTTGACCAAAACGAAAAAAATTGTGGGAACATA CGGTTACATTTCTCCAGAGTATGCAGTACATGGGAAATTCTCCACAAAGTCAGATGTATTTAGCTTTGGTGTTTTGGTATTGGAGATAGTGAGTGGTAAAAAAAACACGGGATTCTCTCACCAAGATCACAGTGACAACCTTCTTGGACAT GCATGGAGACTCTACAAAGAAAACAGGTCAATTGAACTCACGAGTGCGTCTGTGCGTGACTCATGCATCGTATCTGAAGTATTGCGATCAATACATGTTGGGCTATTATGTGTACAACATCATGTAGAAGATAGACCAACTATGATGTCGGTGATTCTGATGCTGATCAGTGAGGGCGTTTTGCCTGAACCTAAACAACCTGCCTTTTACACAGGAGAAAGGCATGGCGAACTTCAGTCCGTGTCATCGGCTGATGAATACATGATAACACAATTATTTGCTCGATAG
- the LOC122591909 gene encoding G-type lectin S-receptor-like serine/threonine-protein kinase LECRK1, which yields MVTSSSHMMSLIISIFTIFLTFHIAKTQNVTRGSSLTPTGATTSWLSPSRLYAFGFYPQTRGYTIGIYIAGIPERTVVWTASRDNLPISNNATLRFTVDGGLTLDRTQDQEISIVDISGASFASMQDNGNFVLYDGTTVLWQSFDHPTDTLLTGQHLANGETLISSVTETDQSTGIFRLKMQSDGFLVQYPNLQEIPDTVSYAYWATAGYGPNNVTLNLDSGGFLYLLKNSTDLVRNLTQKGYPTGRAIYRMRIDVDGIFRLYYHNLSNTDKNGSVIWASSDNMCTGKGLCGVNGYCTVMNNAARCQCLPGFEFVNPDIWRLGCKRNFTVETCKIVDAGTAFWMTRLNNARWEGDPYAFPEAPTQQECSVACLNDCNCEVALFTKQVCKLQKLPIRFIEVVQSESNVGLVKVYASSDPSNTTTQHEKVRQTKILVIGISLISLAILILLLSGVLILIGRNHVLAYKKVSDNLNVQLFEDIGPRAFSYGELERITDGFKQELGRGSFGIVYKGIIESSKKAVAVKKIKEEFVQQGEREFQTETNVIGRTYHRNLAKLIGYCCEGRERLLVFEYMTNGSLADILFERKEGKSKPCWMDRIHIAVDIARGILYLHEECETVIIHCDIKPQNILMDEYGCAKISDFGLAKLLEHNQSKTSTLIRGTRGYVAPEWYKKLPITVKVDVYSFGIVLFSIICCRKNVDNSLPVEEAILEEWVYDCYASGEVYKLVDDEDVDKKTLDRMIKIGLWCIQEDPSLRPSMKQVVSMLEGTVKIPVPPNPYSFLSVD from the coding sequence ATGGTGACTTCTTCTTCCCACATGATGAGCTTGATTATCTCTATCTTCACCATTTTCCTCACCTTTCATATAGCCAAAACCCAAAATGTAACCCGTGGTTCTTCTTTAACGCCGACCGGTGCCACAACTTCATGGTTGTCGCCATCACGCCTATACGCCTTTGGTTTCTATCCACAAACACGTGGCTACACTATTGGTATCTATATTGCCGGAATTCCAGAAAGGACTGTGGTCTGGACAGCCAGCCGCGACAACCTTCCAATCTCAAATAATGCTACTTTACGGTTCACAGTTGATGGAGGGCTTACCTTGGACCGAACACAGGACCAAGAAATCAGTATAGTTGATATTAGTGGTGCTTCTTTTGCTTCCATGCAAGATAATGGCAACTTTGTGCTCTATGATGGGACAACGGTACTATGGCAAAGCTTTGACCACCCTACCGATACCCTTTTGACTGGGCAACATCTTGCCAATGGTGAAACACTGATTTCAAGTGTCACGGAGACAGACCAGTCCACTGGTATCTTTAGGCTCAAAATGCAAAGTGATGGATTCCTTGTGCAGTACCCGAATTTGCAGGAGATTCCAGATACAGTTAGTTATGCTTATTGGGCCACAGCAGGATATGGACCTAATAATGTGACACTAAATCTTGATTCGGGTGGTTTTCTCTACTTGTTGAAAAATTCAACCGACTTAGTCAGGAATTTAACTCAAAAAGGTTATCCTACAGGTAGGGCAATCTATCGAATGAGAATTGATGTAGATGGCATCTTTAGATTGTATTATCATAATCTAAGCAACACGGACAAGAATGGATCTGTCATATGGGCATCCTCGGATAACATGTGTACAGGGAAGGGTCTATGTGGTGTAAACGGGTACTGTACAGTCATGAACAATGCTGCACGATGTCAATGTTTGCCCGGGTTTGAATTTGTCAATCCGGACATTTGGAGGTTGGGTTGTAAAAGAAATTTTACAGTAGAAACCTGTAAGATTGTGGATGCGGGTACCGCTTTCTGGATGACGCGTTTGAATAATGCTAGATGGGAAGGAGACCCATATGCTTTCCCAGAAGCACCTACCCAACAAGAGTGCTCAGTTGCTTGCTTGAATGACTGCAACTGTGAGGTGGCACTATTCACCAAACAAGTATGCAAGTTGCAAAAGCTTCCTATAAGATTCATTGAAGTAGTTCAGAGCGAGTCAAACGTTGGATTAGTCAAAGTATACGCATCTTCAGATCCATCTAATACTACAACTCAACATGAGAAAGTGCGGCAAACGAAGATATTGGTTATCGGTATTTCACTTATCTCATTAGCCATACTCATTCTGCTACTTTCTGGAGTACTAATCTTGATCGGGAGAAATCATGTTTTGGCATACAAAAAAGTATCTGATAATCTTAATGTCCAATTATTCGAGGACATAGGACCTCGGGCTTTTTCATATGGTGAGTTAGAAAGAATAACAGATGGTTTTAAACAGGAATTGGGTAGAGGATCATTTGGGATAGTTTACAAAGGTATCATAGAGAGCTCAAAGAAAGCGGTGGcagtaaagaaaataaaggaAGAGTTTGTTCAGCAAGGTGAAAGAGAATTTCAAACTGAAACAAACGTGATTGGGAGAACTTATCACCGTAACTTGGCAAAGCTGATTGGTTATTGCTGCGAGGGTCGTGAAAGACTACTGGTTTTCGAGTACATGACTAATGGATCACTTGCAGATATACTGTTTGAACGCAAAGAAGGCAAGTCGAAGCCATGTTGGATGGATAGAATTCATATAGCAGTTGATATCGCCCGAGGAATCCTTTACCTGCATGAAGAATGTGAAACAGTGATAATTCACTGTGACATAAAGCCTCAAAATATCCTCATGGATGAGTATGGATGTGCCAAGATTTCCGATTTTGGATTGGCAAAACTACTAGAGCATAATCAAAGTAAAACATCCACTTTAATAAGAGGCACAAGGGGTTACGTTGCGCCTGAATGGTACAAGAAGCTACCCATTACGGTTAAAGTGGATGTATATAGTTTTGGAATTGTTCTGTTTAGTATTATATGCTGTAGGAAGAACGTCGACAATAGTCTTCCTGTTGAGGAAGCTATCCTTGAAGAATGGGTGTATGACTGTTATGCATCAGGTGAAGTGTATAAACTGGTGGATGACGAGGATGTAGATAAGAAGACACTCGACAGAATGATCAAAATAGGGCTTTGGTGCATTCAAGAGGATCCATCCCTCCGCCCCTCGATGAAGCAAGTAGTGTCGATGCTTGAAGGGACTGTGAAAATCCCAGTACCTCCCAACCCTTATTCATTCCTGAGTGTTGATTAG